In Longibacter salinarum, a single window of DNA contains:
- a CDS encoding DUF4175 family protein, producing MSEQTAQLVEHLRARLRDTLRRITLAQVVRGASVVLGVAAAIWLIATAVEAGFWLNQGPRTVLTGVTALLVLGVSAVFLARPVAQLIGLWSQPSEESVARTVGERYPEVSDRLLNLLQLAGGSRSHAPDAMVDAAVRRLSEDVQTVPFEQTEDFAEARKAARMASLPIVGVLAFLLVAPSTFLGASQRLLAPGTTFQRPAPFTVDVYPGDVRLIRGDSLSISVRAAGDVPDELQLDLRPTTDAPSSTITLRADTAGIFRHTLASVREDIDYRITAGRVETGWFRADVEARPLVRGLQLRVQPPRYTGLPERAIDANVGDVTGLPGSTVRLQADVAGPELDSAAVVFEDSSTISLNVADRSVTGQFPITGDGQYHIVLHSANGVANRDPIRYRISTRPDARPSIAFLAPEPDAKLEEDLVASLRLRMRDDFGFSKLRLHYRLAEQRFGEGQKEFSSIELPLENPRQVDQVTTHDWLLAQESGLDLVPGDVVEYYVEVWDNDGFAGAKSSRTGTQRLRLASLTEKYRDLDETQEETASDIENLREEASDVKRQFNELRDEVRRKQDASWEDRRQLERLKKQQESVEKSVSDLAKKVEDMTRQMQEENLTSPETAQKFEELQRVIEEINSPELMDALKQMQESMENLDLRQMQKAMEDFEFNEEQYRQRLDRTLELFKQLRRSQKMEELSRRLDELGQTEQKLSEKTSERMNEQADEQDTDPQDDAERADENAPDEASSPENQEAASQEDAGQQSEGNPSEQSEEKGSENQQANDQNTPSDESGEQKAGANEDLAREQDRARERMQELMKEMQELSEQMQSSPQAPNEQMRQMQQRLKQQDMPEQMKQNSQQLRKDQLQDAQSGQQQMQQQLQQMSQQMQQMKQGMSGQKQQMNIAGIHRALQATLRLSERQESLRGTVRELSADSPTLRTYAPNQEQLKSGLLSVSDSIQALAKQIPQMKRVVQKESGDALREMNRATEALTERNAAQASSTQKASMTHLNELALLLADLLKQMQNAQGGGGGQSMQQMLQQMQQMSGQQQKLNRQVQQFLNDMQGNRLSVDQKERLQQMARQQAEIKKKLDELGKENGMRNQVLGDLDRIAEQMEETIRELQRGQQNSRTVERQQQILTRLLNAQRSLRKQGKDDRREGREPGDYERRSPADLTPQEEIEQLRRDLIRALDSGYAPDYERLIKRYFELLEENEE from the coding sequence ATGAGCGAGCAAACGGCCCAACTCGTCGAACATCTTCGCGCCCGGCTCCGCGACACGCTCCGTCGCATCACCCTGGCGCAGGTCGTCCGGGGCGCGAGTGTCGTCCTCGGCGTGGCAGCCGCGATCTGGCTCATTGCCACGGCCGTCGAAGCCGGCTTCTGGCTCAACCAGGGACCGCGAACCGTTCTCACCGGCGTCACAGCGCTTCTCGTTCTCGGCGTATCGGCCGTCTTCCTTGCCCGACCGGTCGCCCAACTCATTGGCCTCTGGTCGCAGCCATCTGAGGAATCGGTCGCTCGAACGGTGGGCGAACGCTACCCGGAGGTGTCCGACCGTCTCTTGAACCTGCTGCAACTCGCGGGGGGAAGCCGCTCTCACGCGCCCGACGCAATGGTGGATGCCGCTGTCCGCCGCCTCAGCGAGGACGTGCAAACCGTGCCGTTCGAGCAAACGGAGGATTTTGCGGAGGCCCGTAAGGCGGCACGCATGGCATCGCTCCCGATCGTCGGCGTACTCGCGTTCCTCCTCGTCGCGCCATCCACGTTCCTCGGCGCCTCGCAGCGCCTTCTTGCACCCGGCACGACATTCCAGCGCCCGGCGCCCTTTACCGTCGATGTGTATCCCGGCGACGTCCGCCTCATCCGTGGTGACTCGTTGTCGATCTCGGTTCGAGCTGCGGGCGATGTGCCGGACGAACTGCAACTCGACCTTCGTCCCACGACGGATGCACCATCATCCACCATTACGCTGCGCGCCGATACCGCCGGCATTTTCCGTCATACGCTGGCGAGCGTCCGGGAAGATATCGATTATCGTATCACGGCCGGGCGAGTCGAAACGGGGTGGTTCCGCGCCGATGTCGAAGCGCGCCCCCTTGTGCGAGGCCTCCAGCTTCGCGTACAACCGCCGCGATACACGGGCCTACCGGAGCGAGCAATCGATGCGAACGTGGGCGACGTGACGGGACTTCCCGGGAGCACGGTCCGGCTGCAGGCGGACGTCGCTGGCCCAGAGCTTGATTCTGCGGCTGTCGTATTCGAGGACAGCTCCACGATCTCGCTCAATGTCGCCGATCGATCCGTTACCGGTCAGTTTCCGATCACCGGTGACGGGCAATACCACATCGTTCTCCACAGCGCTAACGGCGTTGCTAACCGCGATCCAATTCGGTACCGCATCTCCACGCGCCCGGACGCTCGACCATCGATCGCGTTTCTGGCGCCAGAACCAGATGCCAAGCTCGAGGAAGACCTGGTTGCCTCCCTGCGCCTCCGCATGCGAGACGACTTCGGCTTCTCGAAACTGAGACTTCATTATCGTCTCGCCGAGCAGCGCTTCGGAGAAGGACAAAAGGAGTTTTCCTCGATCGAATTGCCTCTCGAGAATCCCCGACAGGTCGACCAGGTCACCACGCATGACTGGCTGCTCGCCCAGGAGTCGGGCCTCGACCTCGTTCCCGGCGATGTCGTCGAGTATTACGTTGAAGTCTGGGACAACGACGGCTTCGCGGGAGCCAAGAGCAGCCGCACCGGAACCCAGCGCCTGCGCCTGGCCTCCCTAACTGAAAAATACCGCGACCTCGACGAGACGCAGGAGGAGACGGCGTCCGACATCGAAAACCTGCGCGAAGAAGCCTCCGATGTAAAGCGCCAGTTTAACGAACTCCGTGACGAAGTCCGACGGAAGCAAGACGCCAGCTGGGAAGACCGCCGGCAGCTCGAACGCCTCAAGAAGCAGCAGGAGTCGGTCGAGAAGAGCGTGAGCGACCTGGCGAAGAAAGTCGAGGACATGACGCGCCAGATGCAGGAGGAAAACCTGACAAGTCCCGAGACGGCGCAGAAGTTCGAAGAGCTCCAGCGCGTTATCGAAGAGATCAACTCGCCGGAGCTGATGGACGCCCTGAAGCAGATGCAGGAGTCGATGGAAAACCTCGACCTCCGGCAAATGCAGAAGGCGATGGAAGACTTCGAGTTCAACGAGGAGCAGTATCGCCAGCGCCTCGATCGGACCCTCGAACTCTTTAAGCAACTCCGTCGGTCCCAGAAAATGGAGGAGCTTTCGCGGCGCCTGGACGAACTCGGCCAGACGGAGCAGAAGCTCTCTGAAAAGACGTCTGAGCGTATGAACGAGCAGGCGGACGAGCAGGACACGGATCCACAGGATGACGCGGAACGCGCGGATGAAAACGCCCCGGACGAAGCGTCTTCCCCGGAAAACCAGGAGGCCGCCTCACAGGAAGATGCTGGGCAGCAGAGCGAGGGCAATCCGTCTGAGCAGTCAGAGGAGAAGGGATCGGAGAACCAGCAGGCGAACGATCAGAATACGCCATCGGACGAATCGGGGGAGCAGAAGGCCGGTGCCAACGAAGACCTGGCGCGAGAGCAGGACCGGGCGCGGGAGCGCATGCAGGAGCTCATGAAAGAGATGCAGGAGCTGTCCGAGCAGATGCAGTCCTCGCCGCAGGCGCCGAACGAACAGATGCGCCAGATGCAGCAGCGTCTGAAGCAGCAAGACATGCCGGAGCAGATGAAGCAGAACAGCCAGCAACTCCGCAAGGACCAGCTTCAGGACGCTCAGTCGGGTCAGCAGCAGATGCAGCAGCAGTTGCAGCAGATGTCCCAGCAGATGCAGCAAATGAAGCAGGGCATGAGCGGACAGAAGCAACAGATGAACATCGCCGGCATCCACCGTGCGCTCCAAGCGACACTCCGGCTGTCCGAGCGGCAGGAATCGCTGCGAGGAACGGTCCGCGAATTGTCTGCAGACAGCCCGACCCTGCGCACGTATGCACCAAACCAGGAGCAGCTCAAGTCCGGTCTTCTTTCAGTTAGTGACTCGATTCAGGCCCTGGCGAAGCAAATTCCGCAGATGAAGCGGGTCGTCCAGAAGGAAAGCGGTGATGCATTGCGAGAAATGAACCGTGCAACTGAGGCCCTGACGGAACGTAACGCCGCGCAGGCCAGCAGTACGCAGAAGGCATCCATGACGCATCTGAACGAACTCGCGCTCCTCCTAGCGGATCTGCTCAAACAGATGCAGAACGCGCAGGGCGGAGGCGGCGGTCAATCGATGCAGCAGATGCTTCAGCAAATGCAGCAGATGTCAGGCCAGCAGCAGAAGCTCAACCGTCAAGTCCAGCAATTCCTCAACGACATGCAGGGCAACCGTCTGTCCGTCGACCAGAAGGAGCGGCTGCAGCAGATGGCTCGTCAACAGGCGGAGATCAAAAAGAAGCTGGACGAACTCGGCAAAGAGAACGGGATGCGCAACCAGGTGCTTGGAGATCTCGACCGGATTGCCGAACAAATGGAAGAGACCATCCGCGAGCTCCAGCGTGGGCAGCAGAACAGCCGGACGGTTGAACGCCAACAACAGATTTTGACGCGGCTTCTGAACGCTCAGCGCTCTCTCCGCAAACAGGGCAAAGATGACCGGCGCGAAGGCCGAGAGCCCGGGGATTACGAGCGTCGTTCTCCGGCGGACCTCACTCCACAGGAAGAGATCGAGCAACTCCGCCGCGACCTTATCCGGGCACTCGATAGCGGATACGCTCCGGACTACGAGCGGCTAATCAAACGCTACTTCGAGCTACTGGAGGAAAACGAGGAATAA
- a CDS encoding DUF2851 family protein: protein MLRVPDRRLSRVHEPRFATDRVEVHEPAPDGASVPEALVQDLWDAQRFDRTDLTETSGAPVRVLDPGQLNTDAGPDFSHAHIQIDGIDWYGDVEIHVTSRSWLDHGHDEDPRYDRVVLHVTLHPDLHTGSLPRSDGSIIPEIILAPRLRRPLRSLLRSFYRRDRDDLVCAPQWDDVPKRIRRTWIDTLGRKRLYRRAKHLRERLRTGTPPATVLHERLFAGLGYAKNTSPMMDLARRTPPSVLRDISDPTDREALLLGIAGLLPEPSKLLTSDRETADAVMNLRARFARLHAHRPVPIMKPTAWTSFRLRPNNLPPLRIAQAAAWFGESGLFSTSPVDRLREAACTERAIPTIRNLLTATPTSFWRTHYRLTARTKEHSAALGRSRIDTLIVNAVAPLLLALAEYETGDGDNHEDHARGLLDLLPAKRDSVIRRFRDLGTRARSASEAQGMHELFRNYCSSGGCLQCDIGRHLLSRPLSHREGKTANGDSAKPR from the coding sequence ATGCTCCGCGTACCCGATCGACGACTCTCGCGTGTTCATGAACCTCGCTTTGCGACAGACCGTGTCGAGGTGCATGAGCCTGCTCCGGACGGCGCCTCCGTTCCCGAGGCGCTCGTCCAGGATCTCTGGGACGCACAACGATTTGACCGCACCGATCTGACAGAAACGAGCGGTGCACCGGTTCGCGTGCTGGATCCGGGTCAGCTGAACACCGATGCCGGCCCCGACTTTTCCCACGCCCACATCCAGATCGACGGCATCGACTGGTACGGGGATGTGGAAATCCACGTCACGTCAAGATCCTGGCTCGATCATGGTCACGATGAGGATCCGAGGTACGACCGCGTCGTCCTGCATGTCACGCTCCATCCAGATCTCCACACCGGTTCGCTTCCGCGAAGCGATGGTTCGATCATCCCGGAGATTATCCTGGCCCCGCGCCTTAGGCGTCCGCTTCGTTCCTTGCTTCGCTCCTTCTACCGGCGCGACCGGGACGACCTGGTGTGTGCTCCACAGTGGGACGACGTACCCAAACGCATCCGGCGCACTTGGATTGACACCCTCGGCCGAAAGCGCCTTTATCGCCGCGCTAAACATCTTCGAGAGCGGCTTCGCACGGGAACGCCTCCCGCGACCGTGCTGCACGAGCGCCTGTTTGCCGGACTCGGCTACGCCAAAAATACGTCGCCAATGATGGATCTTGCGCGGCGAACCCCTCCCTCCGTCCTCCGCGACATCTCGGATCCAACAGACCGGGAAGCGTTGCTACTCGGGATCGCCGGACTGCTCCCAGAGCCGAGCAAACTTCTGACGTCAGACCGGGAGACGGCAGACGCGGTCATGAACCTCCGTGCCCGCTTCGCCCGGCTCCACGCACACCGGCCCGTCCCCATCATGAAGCCTACCGCATGGACGTCGTTTCGGCTCCGCCCAAACAACCTTCCGCCGCTGCGAATCGCGCAGGCAGCCGCCTGGTTCGGCGAGAGCGGTCTGTTCTCTACATCCCCGGTCGACCGTCTTCGCGAAGCAGCGTGTACAGAACGTGCCATCCCAACCATCCGCAATCTCCTTACGGCCACACCGACCTCCTTCTGGCGAACGCATTATCGCCTCACGGCACGCACGAAAGAACATTCGGCTGCGCTCGGTCGCTCACGGATCGACACGTTGATCGTAAACGCCGTCGCTCCCCTCCTGCTCGCACTGGCGGAATACGAGACCGGCGACGGCGACAATCACGAAGATCATGCACGAGGCCTGCTCGATCTGCTCCCCGCCAAGCGCGACTCTGTCATCCGACGCTTTCGCGACCTCGGCACGCGGGCACGATCGGCATCGGAAGCTCAGGGAATGCACGAGCTCTTTCGCAACTATTGCTCGAGCGGGGGATGCCTTCAATGCGACATCGGTCGCCACCTGCTCTCGCGCCCTCTCTCCCACCGAGAGGGAAAAACGGCGAATGGAGATTCCGCCAAGCCGCGATGA
- a CDS encoding thiol-disulfide oxidoreductase DCC family protein produces MNGHINPAHVDTDVLKDHGVLLFDGVCNLCNGFVNFVIDHDPGAYFRMAALQSEEAKPYVEAFSIDTDRVDSVVLIEGGRVYRKSTAALRVALHLPAPWPLTAAFLLVPRALRDYIYDVVAENRYQWFGQRNSCRMPSPDVDRHFL; encoded by the coding sequence ATGAACGGCCACATCAATCCTGCACACGTCGACACAGACGTTCTAAAGGATCATGGCGTGCTCCTCTTCGACGGAGTCTGTAACCTCTGCAATGGGTTCGTCAACTTTGTCATCGACCACGACCCCGGTGCGTATTTTCGGATGGCCGCCCTGCAGTCGGAGGAGGCGAAGCCGTACGTCGAGGCTTTTTCGATCGACACAGACCGTGTCGACAGTGTCGTTTTGATCGAAGGCGGACGGGTCTATCGGAAGTCAACCGCGGCGCTTCGTGTAGCGCTCCATCTACCGGCTCCGTGGCCGCTAACCGCCGCGTTTCTCCTCGTCCCGCGGGCCCTGCGTGACTACATCTACGACGTGGTGGCGGAGAATAGATACCAGTGGTTCGGCCAACGCAACTCCTGTCGTATGCCGTCCCCGGATGTCGATCGGCATTTTCTGTAG
- a CDS encoding acyl-CoA dehydrogenase family protein: MANKGLSNIKGVSKADQQMIQDIETMMGPEPEDMGFMKNAFWGRFREDLVFPYPRESKDEREKCDALLEELEEYLENEHPAVEIDQEQYIPQESIDRLFDLGVMGMIIPEEYGGLGLGVTSYNRVLEMIGSYCASTAVMVSAHQSIGCKALVMFGDERQKEDYLPMVAREKLSAFCLSEPNVGSDAAGQESFSVKTEDGDYILNGEKKWSTSGAFSGLMTVMCKNMVKNEETGELEERGVNALIVTPDMDGVEIFENNRAKTGIRGTWQARFRFNDVHVPKENLLHKEGAGLKVALNCLNYGRCTLSAGVTGAAKAAMNQGIKWAQTRYQFKRPLADFELVQQKIARMSALTYAMDAMLYMMTGMLDRGDKDIMVETAITKVFCSHYGWEVIDDVMTVMGGEGYMEENELERSWRDNRIHAIVEGSNEVMQSFIFAYGGKQLAEQMISIQDALTWDTDESIGDNLSRMFNAATNPTIMQKAIPLGAQLFLGYKPSAPDIRSVHPALREQAEQLATLVQKHSHYVKLVSKWEREDIVKHQAQQARVADNAIYIFALATSLSKMDDQLRTGEYGPKFERDRAAFEYLFDWFDNKIHQNFGEMRRNADEKMRVAAEAARRYNDTLPNKEYYIHEGSPLGRGAGKDVPTEHIKQFPGEGQDPRAIDRSPGETAELEVDELEEKAASGDGAPEEPKPAAEDGVA, from the coding sequence ATGGCCAACAAAGGCTTAAGCAATATCAAGGGTGTCTCGAAAGCGGATCAGCAGATGATCCAGGACATCGAGACGATGATGGGTCCGGAGCCCGAAGACATGGGCTTCATGAAGAACGCTTTCTGGGGCCGGTTCCGTGAGGACCTCGTCTTTCCGTACCCTCGCGAGAGCAAGGACGAGCGGGAGAAGTGCGATGCCCTTCTCGAAGAACTGGAAGAGTACCTCGAGAACGAGCACCCGGCAGTTGAAATCGACCAGGAGCAGTACATCCCGCAGGAGTCCATCGATCGACTCTTCGATCTGGGCGTCATGGGAATGATCATTCCCGAAGAGTACGGCGGGCTCGGTCTGGGTGTGACGAGCTACAACCGCGTGCTAGAAATGATCGGTAGCTACTGTGCGTCGACGGCCGTCATGGTCTCGGCCCACCAGTCGATCGGTTGCAAGGCACTCGTTATGTTTGGTGACGAGCGGCAGAAGGAAGATTACCTTCCGATGGTCGCGCGTGAGAAGCTCAGCGCCTTTTGCCTGTCGGAGCCCAATGTGGGTTCGGATGCGGCCGGTCAGGAATCCTTCTCCGTGAAGACGGAGGATGGTGATTACATCCTGAATGGCGAGAAGAAGTGGTCGACGTCCGGCGCGTTCAGCGGTCTGATGACCGTGATGTGCAAGAACATGGTCAAGAACGAAGAGACCGGTGAGCTCGAGGAGCGTGGCGTCAACGCGCTTATCGTTACGCCGGATATGGACGGCGTCGAGATCTTCGAGAACAACCGCGCCAAGACCGGCATCCGCGGCACGTGGCAGGCACGTTTTCGCTTCAATGACGTCCATGTGCCGAAGGAGAACCTGCTTCACAAAGAGGGGGCGGGTCTCAAGGTTGCGCTCAACTGCCTCAACTACGGTCGTTGCACGCTGAGTGCCGGCGTCACGGGGGCAGCCAAAGCGGCCATGAACCAGGGCATCAAGTGGGCACAGACGCGCTATCAGTTTAAGCGGCCGCTTGCCGACTTCGAGCTCGTTCAGCAGAAGATCGCCCGGATGTCCGCGCTGACGTATGCGATGGACGCCATGCTCTACATGATGACGGGCATGCTCGATCGCGGCGACAAGGACATCATGGTCGAGACCGCCATCACGAAGGTGTTCTGCAGCCACTACGGCTGGGAGGTTATCGATGACGTGATGACCGTCATGGGCGGTGAAGGCTACATGGAAGAGAACGAGCTGGAGCGCTCCTGGCGCGACAATCGTATTCACGCCATCGTGGAGGGCTCGAACGAGGTCATGCAGTCATTCATCTTTGCGTACGGCGGCAAGCAGCTCGCCGAGCAGATGATCTCGATCCAGGACGCGCTAACCTGGGACACCGACGAGTCGATCGGGGACAATCTGTCGCGCATGTTCAACGCAGCGACGAACCCGACCATCATGCAGAAGGCCATCCCCCTCGGAGCGCAGCTCTTCCTCGGGTACAAGCCGAGCGCACCCGACATCCGGAGCGTCCACCCGGCCCTGCGCGAACAGGCCGAACAGCTTGCTACGCTTGTGCAGAAGCACTCGCACTACGTCAAGCTTGTCAGCAAGTGGGAGCGGGAGGACATCGTCAAGCATCAGGCGCAGCAGGCCCGCGTCGCCGACAACGCGATCTACATTTTCGCGCTGGCTACGTCGCTCTCGAAGATGGACGACCAGCTTCGCACCGGCGAGTACGGGCCGAAGTTTGAGCGCGATCGCGCCGCCTTCGAATACCTGTTCGACTGGTTCGACAACAAGATCCACCAGAACTTCGGCGAGATGCGTCGTAATGCCGACGAGAAGATGCGCGTGGCTGCAGAAGCCGCTCGCCGGTACAACGACACGCTCCCGAACAAGGAGTACTACATCCACGAAGGCTCGCCGCTCGGACGCGGGGCCGGCAAGGACGTGCCGACGGAGCACATCAAGCAGTTCCCGGGTGAAGGTCAGGATCCGCGTGCGATTGACCGTTCGCCGGGTGAGACCGCCGAGCTGGAGGTCGACGAGCTGGAGGAGAAGGCAGCCTCCGGCGATGGCGCGCCTGAAGAGCCGAAGCCGGCTGCAGAAGATGGTGTGGCATAA
- a CDS encoding putative quinol monooxygenase has protein sequence MPDAEPLVRIVRMTFHPDTVDDFIDHFDDVSPRIRSFPGCTHLELWRDARYPNICTTYSHWESQGALDAYRNSDLFSGAWQTAKRLFAARPVAQSYAPARKVEPK, from the coding sequence ATGCCAGACGCTGAGCCGCTCGTTCGCATCGTCCGAATGACCTTCCACCCGGATACGGTGGACGATTTCATTGATCACTTCGACGACGTGTCTCCGCGCATACGATCCTTTCCGGGCTGCACGCACCTGGAGTTGTGGCGCGATGCTCGGTATCCCAACATCTGCACGACGTACAGCCACTGGGAAAGCCAGGGTGCTCTCGACGCATACCGCAACAGCGACCTGTTTAGCGGAGCGTGGCAGACGGCCAAACGTCTCTTCGCCGCTCGACCGGTTGCACAGAGCTATGCTCCCGCACGGAAGGTGGAGCCGAAGTGA
- a CDS encoding glycogen/starch synthase, whose protein sequence is MARSTRILFVAGEVAPFTEITEISGLTRTLPEALQEVGDYDARLMMPRYGTISERKNNLHEVIRLSGTPVPMGDEEDEVTVKVASIPDTRVQVYFMDHEEYFGRDAVYRNDDGDAFEDNPRRAAFFNRAVIETVCKLRWGPEVIHAFGWISGLVPLLLATEFADEELLADTKVVFTPDELDEQATVTDAVADALGLDVDNLPASLTELATRHADLVVNPPSMGAADGVSVFTEEDEERGEQLASLYTHMLSEVPA, encoded by the coding sequence ATGGCCCGTTCCACACGTATCCTGTTCGTCGCCGGAGAGGTTGCCCCCTTCACCGAAATTACCGAGATCTCCGGACTGACGCGCACCCTCCCTGAGGCTCTCCAAGAGGTCGGAGATTACGATGCCCGGCTGATGATGCCTCGCTACGGGACCATCAGCGAACGGAAAAACAACCTCCACGAAGTGATCCGGCTGTCCGGCACTCCCGTTCCAATGGGCGACGAAGAGGACGAGGTGACCGTAAAAGTTGCTTCGATCCCGGATACGCGAGTGCAGGTTTACTTCATGGACCATGAGGAGTACTTCGGACGCGACGCCGTCTACCGCAACGATGACGGAGACGCATTCGAGGACAACCCTCGTCGCGCAGCGTTCTTCAATCGCGCCGTGATCGAGACCGTTTGCAAACTGCGCTGGGGCCCCGAGGTCATTCACGCGTTCGGCTGGATCAGCGGTCTCGTCCCGCTCCTGCTTGCAACCGAGTTTGCTGACGAAGAGCTTCTCGCCGATACGAAAGTCGTCTTCACGCCAGACGAACTAGACGAGCAGGCCACCGTCACCGACGCCGTTGCGGATGCGCTCGGCCTCGATGTCGACAATCTGCCCGCCTCCCTGACGGAGCTTGCAACGCGCCATGCAGACCTCGTGGTGAACCCGCCGAGCATGGGAGCCGCAGACGGCGTGTCAGTCTTCACCGAAGAGGACGAAGAGCGTGGAGAGCAGCTGGCTTCTCTCTACACCCACATGCTGAGTGAAGTCCCTGCGTAA
- the pyrF gene encoding orotidine-5'-phosphate decarboxylase, producing the protein MPDAFVDRLRAIQQSKNSAVCVGLDPDPSRLPSPLSGADAPADAVAKFCYEIVEATAEYACAFKLNFAFFEALGPEGATVLEHTASIIPENCIIIGDAKRGDIGNSARFYATAVFDHMHCDAITVAPYMGRDSVTPFLEKEDTCAFVLARTSNPGARDFQEACVCDDEPLYLRTAKLVNEWNDDHAGTAGLVAGATSPEALRELRQACPTLPFLVPGVGSQGGDPTAVMNAAATDEGLVVVNSSRSVIYASEDEDYADAAARAAKSLRDVLNGDAGA; encoded by the coding sequence ATGCCCGACGCATTTGTCGACCGACTGCGCGCCATTCAGCAATCGAAGAATTCTGCTGTCTGTGTAGGTCTCGACCCGGATCCGAGCCGTTTGCCGTCTCCGTTGTCCGGAGCCGACGCTCCCGCCGATGCGGTCGCGAAGTTCTGCTACGAGATCGTAGAGGCGACAGCAGAGTACGCGTGCGCATTCAAGCTCAACTTTGCTTTTTTCGAAGCGCTGGGCCCCGAGGGCGCTACGGTGCTCGAACACACAGCATCGATCATTCCAGAGAACTGCATCATCATCGGCGACGCAAAGCGCGGCGACATCGGCAATTCAGCGCGCTTTTACGCAACGGCAGTCTTTGATCACATGCACTGCGACGCGATTACTGTGGCTCCGTATATGGGACGGGACAGCGTAACCCCGTTTCTGGAAAAAGAGGATACATGCGCCTTTGTCCTGGCCCGCACATCGAACCCGGGCGCACGCGACTTTCAGGAAGCCTGCGTGTGCGACGATGAGCCGTTGTATCTCCGGACGGCGAAGCTCGTGAATGAGTGGAACGACGATCATGCGGGAACAGCAGGCCTCGTTGCCGGAGCCACGTCGCCGGAGGCCCTCCGCGAGCTGCGGCAGGCGTGCCCGACGCTCCCATTTCTCGTGCCTGGCGTCGGATCACAGGGCGGCGACCCGACCGCCGTCATGAACGCAGCAGCAACAGACGAAGGCCTCGTCGTCGTAAATAGCAGTCGCAGCGTCATTTACGCGTCTGAAGACGAAGACTATGCCGATGCCGCGGCGCGAGCAGCGAAAAGTCTTCGCGACGTGCTAAACGGCGATGCTGGCGCCTGA
- the chrA gene encoding chromate efflux transporter, translating to MADSSPGPDPADARASDSTNDTSTSDTDETSLVELARLFFKLGVIAFGGPAAHIAMMEDEIVKRRGWMSRQHFLDLIGATNLIPGPNSTEMTMHVGFERRGWPGLFTTGACFIFPAAVLTGTLAWLYVQYGQLPNVEPFLIGIKPAVLAVIVGALWRLGDSALKSWKLVPIAIGVAALLVLGVGEIWSLLAGGVIGMLALVGVNRLSTSRASWFLLVSPVPLLSSESTSPTLTNVFLFFLKVGAILYGSGYVLVAFLEGSVVGEYGWMTQQQLLDAIAAGQFTPGPVLTTSTFIGFVVMAEQGLQMSLAGAAVATLGIFLPSFIFVALLNPIVPRLRDSIWSASFMDAVNVSAVALMAVVSAELGLATLTSLPNAIVFLLAMIAVFALRLSSLYIVLGGALIGYLLTVM from the coding sequence ATGGCGGACTCCTCTCCGGGCCCTGATCCAGCCGATGCTCGGGCGTCGGACTCGACAAACGATACGTCGACCTCCGACACCGATGAAACCTCTCTCGTCGAACTAGCCCGACTCTTCTTCAAGCTGGGTGTAATTGCGTTCGGCGGTCCGGCAGCGCATATCGCCATGATGGAGGATGAAATCGTCAAGCGCCGCGGCTGGATGTCACGCCAGCATTTTCTCGATCTGATCGGTGCGACGAATCTCATTCCGGGTCCCAACTCGACGGAAATGACCATGCACGTCGGGTTCGAGCGGCGAGGGTGGCCCGGCCTCTTCACAACCGGAGCATGCTTTATCTTTCCAGCGGCCGTTCTCACGGGCACGCTCGCATGGCTATACGTTCAGTATGGACAGCTCCCGAACGTAGAGCCGTTTCTTATCGGAATTAAGCCGGCGGTTCTCGCCGTCATCGTCGGCGCTCTCTGGAGACTCGGCGACTCTGCACTAAAGAGCTGGAAGCTCGTGCCCATTGCTATCGGTGTGGCTGCACTGCTCGTTCTCGGCGTGGGAGAAATATGGTCACTTCTCGCCGGCGGCGTGATCGGCATGCTTGCACTCGTTGGCGTGAACCGGTTGAGCACTAGTCGAGCGTCGTGGTTCTTGCTGGTCTCGCCCGTGCCCCTCCTCTCATCGGAGTCCACGTCACCAACGCTCACAAATGTCTTCCTCTTCTTCCTCAAAGTGGGCGCGATTCTGTATGGCAGCGGGTATGTTCTCGTCGCATTCCTCGAGGGAAGTGTTGTCGGCGAGTACGGATGGATGACCCAACAGCAACTACTCGACGCCATCGCGGCCGGACAATTCACACCGGGACCCGTACTGACGACATCTACCTTTATTGGCTTCGTCGTGATGGCCGAACAGGGACTTCAAATGAGCCTTGCAGGCGCCGCCGTTGCAACGCTCGGCATCTTCCTCCCCTCATTTATCTTTGTGGCTCTGCTCAACCCAATTGTGCCCCGATTGAGGGATTCGATCTGGTCCGCCTCGTTCATGGACGCCGTCAACGTGAGTGCCGTTGCCCTCATGGCGGTCGTTTCAGCCGAACTCGGACTTGCGACGCTCACCTCCCTTCCGAACGCGATCGTTTTTCTTCTCGCCATGATCGCGGTGTTCGCCCTTCGACTCAGCTCACTATACATCGTGCTTGGCGGTGCTCTCATCGGATATCTTCTGACAGTCATGTGA